Below is a window of Falco rusticolus isolate bFalRus1 chromosome 9, bFalRus1.pri, whole genome shotgun sequence DNA.
tgggcaaGCACTGGGAGTGCTGAGAAGCCCTGGTCAGCACTGGGCGGCGCTGGGCTAGCACTGGGAATGCTGAGAAGCCCCGGCCAGCACTGGGAGTGCTGAGAAGCCCTGGTCAGCCCTGATTGTCAGCCCTGGGCAGTGCCGGGCAGCCCTGATCAGCACTGGTGAGCACTGGGCAGCCCCGGGCTGTACTAGGCAAGCACCGGCCAGTGCCGAGAAGACCCGGCCAGCCCTGGTCAGCCCCGGGCAGCGCTGGCCACTCTCGGGCTGTCCGTGCCCGCGCTAATGTCCGAGTCCGAGGTGCCCTGGGGGAGGCCGTGGGGGAACATGAGCCCCGAGGGGGTCGGCTCCGGTCAGCGGCGCCCCCCCACCGCCGCGCACCGCCCCACCGCGGGGCCTGCGCCTTCCCGACCCTTCTGGCCGCCGGCGCTCGCCGTAGCGGCGCcggcggggcgaggcggggcgCGGCCGGGTAAGatggcggcggggggcgcggcggaTGCCCAGGCGCGCTTCGGCCACTCGGTGAAGGGGCTCCTGACCGAGAAGGTGACGAGCTGCGGCACCGACGTGATCGCCCTCACCAAGCAGGTGCTGAAGGGCTCCCGCAGCGCCGAGGTGAGCGGCGGGCGCCGCCGGGCGCCCCACTACAGGCCCCGGCGTGCGGCGCGGCTGCGAGGCCTGCGGGGCGGAGCCGGGGGCGGTGGCCGCtcgggcccggccgccccccggggaagggccggcggggcgcggtGGTGTGGCCGAGGGGCTGCGGCCCGGCCCGGTGGCGGCTGagcccccggcagcggcgggcggcgggacgcacggccggggccgggggcaggaGGCCCGGGTTGTGGGCAGGGCCGGTCCGGCACCGCGCAGGGCTCTTGGGCCGCGGGTGCTTCTGGCAGCGCTGGAGAGGTGCTGGGAGGCGGGAGGGAGCATTTACCCCATGACAGCCCTCCAGAGTGAGGGGCTGGAGCGATGCCTCAGGCTCTCCCCAGGCCTGTGTGCTCTGAGGGGGGACATGGCACCCACAAGCCTTGCACAGTGGCCCCTGGACCATTGGCCCTGCGAGCAggtctgctgggcagctgccacAAGTGTCTCGGGAAACGCAGCGCTGCTGCTTCTCAGTCTGGCCTGTGCATTTGTCTTTTAGCTCCTGGGTCAAGCTGCTAGAAACATGGTGATGCAAGAAGATGCCATCCTGCACTCGGAAGATGTAAGCTGTGTTTATCTGCTAAGGACCAGTGTTTCTAGTGGACAGGAGAGGAGAATTATAAGAACAGATATGTAGGCATGTTACTGGAGccctgaaatgaaatacaggagttcaggcagcagggctggtggccagAATAATTTAAGGCTTCTTCAAACCCATGTGTGCTGCTGGCCTTCCAGCGTCCTGCAGCCCAAGCCAGCCTTTAAGCTGTGCCATCTCTACACGAAAGCTTGGGGAGGGAACGTTAGGTTGAAACAAAGCACTTAGTGTCTGTGCCTGTTATTGGGAAAGAAGAGGGGAGTGTGCCACTGCTGACGGGTACCGGTAGGAGTGTTTCGGAAGCAGTGCAGTGATACAGTGATGGCCATGCTGGAGGAACTCCTCTGTCCCAGTGCCAGCTTGCCTTGTGATTCGGCTGAACTGCTCCATTAGACATTCATTCTTTGTCTTGTTCTCCACAGAGTTTAAGGAAAATGGCCATAATAACCACTCATCTACAGTACCAGTAAGTAAGCGATACAATGTTCTCTCTGGGGAGCTGAGTAGATCCCTTGATCCTTTTCTGTTCTACTTGAAGACTTTGCATGAAGCCCACTCAGATCAGTCCCTCTTGCCTGGCACTTCGAGCTGAATAGACCCCAGAGCTGGGATCTTCCAACCCTTTTGAGTTCCACTAGTACAGCTCAGactgttttggggtgggtgaTGAGATTTTTACCTCCTGTTTGCCTGCACCGTGTCTCCCGTTAGAGTGTGTGAAGCATCTAGAACTAAGGGGGAgaagccagtgctgctgctgtcctctcAGGACTTAATCCAGAAACACACCAGGGTTTGGCCTCCTGAACCCTTGATCAAGTCCCTTTTGTTCAACATAACATGAACCCTGTTGctgaaattcttgttttctaatgctctttttgtttccttttctcatctAGGCAAGAAGCAATTCAGAAGAAGTGAGTACTTAGCGGAAGGAATGCCAGGAGGACCACCAGGACCCTGTAGGGGTCGGTGGGAAGGGAGAAGTGGTGGAATAGGGTGGGGGAAAACAGAGTGAAAAGGTTTTTGCAGCTGCCTTtgaagcagctgctggcccagcaGGATAGTGTTTCAGTATTGCGAAAAGATGGGAATTTGAGGGAAGGGATGATTTATACCaaaacttcaatttttttcattaatgtgaTAGAGCCTGTCAGGTTGGTTGTGATAGATGATGAGGGTGGTGTAGAGCAGAGCTGTCTGATTATGGGTGCACAAAATGAGATTTGCCTTGGGACACAGAGGTGGATTGGGGAACTCCAGGGTTTGTCTTTGCTGTAGTGTCAGCGCTAGAGCTGTTCTGGTCCCTCggatgcaggcagcacagcacagtcTGAGGAGCAGATCTCACCGTGAACCTCTTCTTGCTCGGTCCCCAGCGTTGAGCAGTCGTCAAACCTACAGGACCAGCTGAATCACTTGCTGAAATGAAGCATAGCATGAAGGCACGAGGACACCTGGACTGGCACCGAGGGCAGTGAAACATCCTTTCCCCTCCAGACCCTGGGGTTCAGACCTATGTCTGGGTAGTGCTGGATGTCAGCTGGGATGTGTGCGGAGCTTGTGTTTCTGGGCATGTGGGCCCTTCTCAGGTGCCTCCATCCACATCTCTGCTCCAGAATCCTCGCGGGCTCACCAGTGCCAAACTGAAACAAACTTACCTGAAACTTTACTCCCCCCAGCAATTCCCATGTCTGCTTACTTCCCGTGTAGCGTAAGATGTGTGGTCCACACTAGCACCCCTGGTAAGAAATGCAAATAGAGCTGTAGGTTTTAAATACAAGTGCCTGCAGTTTGACGCTGGACTGTATTTAGACACAGATGGCACAGGGTGCAATTTATTTAGGGCATGTTAATCAGGGGGAGCTGTAAGTGCCTGGCGGGAGAGAGGTGCTTCAGTGTCGACTGAGGTGCCAGTCCCAGGCCAGaatttctgaaagcaggaaTCTGGGCACACACTTTTGTCACTGCTCCAGCTGGACATGGTTTGGCTAGCATTCTGCTTGGAGGTTATCTTATTTTCCACTCTGCCAGAGTCTGGAACGTCATCCCCTTGCCAACCCATCTGCACTGCCTTCGGCCTTCGACTGCATTCCTCTTCTtgagctgctgctccagttCTTGATGAAGCAGCCTTGGCTGTGGTGTGTGTCTGTATCTGGGTGGGAAGGTATCCAAAGCCCAGGCCAGAAAGCAGGTGGGAGAGCATCATGAGCTGATGTGCTCAGTTCTGCACTGCTCTGTGTTGGAGGGCTAGCAGCCAGGCTCCTGTTCACATCCTGGGGAGTGACATCGGGCCCGGGCTATAAATACCGTGTCTTGTCTTTGGTAAGTCAATTATCTGGAGCACTTGGAGTGCACGGGAAGCACTTGTTTGCCTGAGTGTGCTTTTCATCAGCTGATATgagaaggcaggctgagagcagGCATCAGCCTGCCGTGGTCCTgttgcagcactgctggggttTGGCTCCTGTACTGCAGAGTCTTCTCCTGAGCTTTTACCATCCCCTCCAGTGCCACTGCCTGTTTGGGCTTCGCCTGGTGGCACCACAGCTCCTGCATGCCCATGAAGGTGCTACGGATAGCCCAAGGACCATGTGGGATATTTTTGCCTGGGGAGGGGTCCTGATGCCCAGCTTTGCAGATGCACTTTTGGAATGAGGGTTTTCCACGAGCTGCTGGAGAAGCCGCAGCTTCCTTGCTGGGAATAAAAGCTGCCCTGAACAGCCCCAGACTGCTGCAGAGTCTGTGCTTGATGCCATCACTGAGAGTCCCTGTGCAGGGGGGAGACTGGGACGGTGGGTCTCAGCCCCGCAGTGTCCCCCGTCATGCTTCAGCTCCGGGGGTTTCTTTGCAGATGCACTGTGTCCTTGTTGCAGGTGGCTTGTCCCCTCCAAGGTCGTGTCCTCTGCAGGGACCAGAGCAGTCCTGCAGCGTTAAACTTTGGTCTCACTGCATTTGGGGtgagcagggacagggctgtgcCATGGGAGCACAGAGCTGTTGAGCGGGTGGCAGCCAggtgtggttttggggggtgggcGATGGCAGCATGACCCCCAtgggagcagggccagcaccCGGCGCTGtgcctggggtgctgcagggaggctgcGGGGCCGTGTGCCCGGGGTCTGGGCCGGGCGTGAGCCGGTGTCGGGGTGGCGCTGGGCGGCGCAGGGTGCCGGGGCGGAGCGTggcccaggctg
It encodes the following:
- the BORCS7 gene encoding BLOC-1-related complex subunit 7 isoform X4, whose product is MAAGGAADAQARFGHSVKGLLTEKVTSCGTDVIALTKQVLKGSRSAELLGQAARNMVMQEDAILHSEDSLRKMAIITTHLQYQQEAIQKK
- the BORCS7 gene encoding BLOC-1-related complex subunit 7 isoform X2, yielding MAAGGAADAQARFGHSVKGLLTEKVTSCGTDVIALTKQLLGQAARNMVMQEDAILHSEDSLRKMAIITTHLQYQQEAIQKNVEQSSNLQDQLNHLLK
- the BORCS7 gene encoding BLOC-1-related complex subunit 7 isoform X1 produces the protein MAAGGAADAQARFGHSVKGLLTEKVTSCGTDVIALTKQVLKGSRSAELLGQAARNMVMQEDAILHSEDSLRKMAIITTHLQYQQEAIQKNVEQSSNLQDQLNHLLK
- the BORCS7 gene encoding BLOC-1-related complex subunit 7 isoform X3, which translates into the protein MAAGGAADAQARFGHSVKGLLTEKVTSCGTDVIALTKQVLKGSRSAELLGQAARNMVMQEDAILHSEDSLRKMAIITTHLQYQQEAIQKKQHSTV